The nucleotide window AATTGCATTAGTTGGAATCCGGTGCACCTCTTCAAAGCGATCTATGACATGAAGCCTTTGTGTTAGTTCATCCCAGTAATGAATTTTTCCAATTACAATTTCATAATTTCGATTTTGATAATGAGTAATCGTAACGAATTGATCGAACTCAATTGCCTCAGATAAGGTTTCGTTCATGAGTTCCAGCTGTTGCTCATCCATTTCTCGTTTCTGTTCGTATCCATCTTCTTTTACCCAATCCCTGAGCAATTTCACATGTTCAGGAAGCATCATTGACGTCCATTTGATTCTCCCACGGTCGCGAATCATACCGTTTCTACCTCCCTACCTTTTATGTCCGCCAACTAACGTTGCACGGTGCTTGGCTGTTCCTGCAGC belongs to Neobacillus sp. OS1-2 and includes:
- a CDS encoding YolD-like family protein, with the translated sequence MIRDRGRIKWTSMMLPEHVKLLRDWVKEDGYEQKREMDEQQLELMNETLSEAIEFDQFVTITHYQNRNYEIVIGKIHYWDELTQRLHVIDRFEEVHRIPTNAIADIRMTDA